The following nucleotide sequence is from Malania oleifera isolate guangnan ecotype guangnan chromosome 4, ASM2987363v1, whole genome shotgun sequence.
atcatcgtcatcatcatcttCTCCTTGTTCATCAGTTTTATGTGTAAAGAATGATGGGTACCGCAGTGAGAGAAATGCCACAAAGGATAAAAAGGTGACAAAAGTTTCATTATTCATTTATTTCCTACTTCTGTTCCGTTgaaaattatgtttatgttttgctttTTCCAATGAAGGATAGCCAAAATTCTTGCCTTCTGCAGGGAAACACAGCAGCTCGCGTAAAGTGTCATCAGTGTATGAGAAGTGATAGACGAATTGTTGTTCCTTGCACCAACTGTAGACAAAAATTTTATTGTATCCGGTGTATTAAGCAGTGGTAACTTTTCTTGCCTAATTTCCACTTTCTCTTGGTTCTATTTTTCAATGCAATATCAACATTATTGATTTTGTTTTAATAGGTACCCTGACATGTTAGAAGAAGAGATTGCAAAGCAATGCCCATTTTGCCGTGGAAATTGCAACTGCAATGAGTGCTTGCATTCGAGCAGCATAGTCAAGGTTGGATTTTTTCTTCTTATACTGAATATGACTTCAGAATTTTAGCCTTTTAAAGCAACTGCTTGATGTTTGTAAACATTTGTAGACTTCAAAGAAGGATGTCACTGACAGTGAGAAGTTACATCATCTTCAATATCTGATCAACTCACTTCTTCCCTTCCTCAAACAAATTCGTGAAGAACAAAGTCATGAGATAGAGATGGAGGCTATTATTCGAGGtgtatatttattttcaaatattggGTTTGAATTCCATCTTTGAGAATTTATGTTACAAACAACAATTTGTATGCATAGGGATGCCATCTTCTGCAATTGAAATACCAACATCTTTTTGTTCTACTGATGAGCGTGTCTATTGGTAAGCTTTCTGCGTCTCCTAGTTTCTATTATACTATATGGCAGTTTTTTAGTATTTCTTATTTTCTCCTACATGTTTAAGCAGCAACCATTGTGCAACTTCCATTGTTGACCTTCATCGAAGCTGCCCAAATTGTACTTATGAGCTTTGTCTCAGTTGTTGCCAAGAGATTCGTGGTGGAAACCTTTTAGGAGGTGCTGATGAAGCAGTGTATTGTTATGTAGACAGAGGCTGTGATTACATTCACGGTGGTGATCCTCTACCAGAGTGTAACTTTTTGGAAATTTATAAGGATCCTACTAAGCCATTGATCAAATGGAATGCCAATGATAATGGAAGTATAACTTGTGCCCCAATCGAGATGGGTGGATGTGGTAGCTGTGCATTAGAGCTCAAGAGTATCTTTCAAAAAGGCTGGATTGCAAATTTAGAAGTTAAAGCAGAAGAAATATTGAGGAGCTGTGGAACTGAACAAacaaattttgggaaaatttgttcaAAAAGTAATGCTGAGATGTTGAGGAGAACAGCATCTAGGGTAGGTTCTGATGACAACTACTTGTATTGTCCAGCTGCAAAGGACATTCTGCAGGAGGGTGAACTATTGAACTTCCACAGGCACTGGGTCAATGGCGAACCGGTTATAGTTCGAAATGTTCTTGAACAGACAACTGGTTTGAGCTGGGAGCCAATGGTTATGTGGCGTGCACTATGTGAAAATAAGGATTCAGATATCAGTTCAAAGATGTCAGAAGTTAAAGCCATTGATTGCCTAGCTGGTTGTGAGGTTTGTTTCTTTCTGATTCCCTATTCATATTTCGGCCAACACCTTTGATAAAGACTTGGAAACACATGCAAATACATCAAAAATTATGTGATCATTCCTACATATATTTTTACCCTGGCATTGTTAGTTACTTGTTTCTTGCTTTGTGTGTTGGGAAGAGGTGGGTTATGGAAGTGATGTCCAAAACACAATGGCCCAAAAAATAAACCTTCCTCAAGTTCAATCAACaaagtaaaataattaattatccaAAAAATAGAAATTCATAACAAGCAAACACGCAAAATCAGAATCACGAAGAGAACACTAAGATTTACATGGAAAACCCTTCGGTGTGAAGGAAAAAACCACAGGACCAAAGTCCACTTCCAATTTTCCACTATTTCAAAATAGTAAGTTACAATAGATCTTCCCTAGTTAAACTAGAGGCATACATCAAAAACAATCAAGAATcacaaattcttggcataagaaaaATAATATGAGCCATCACCATAAAGGTGGAATCAAACTTGAATGAGAAATAGAGAGGTCTCACCAAAAACAGGAGCTGCTGTCCAGCAATATATATTCATGTGGGGTTTACCTACTTGAGGGTTGACAATCCCTCAATGATCTCCTCAATGGTATATTAGATGAAATTGATGGCACTCTGTCTTCTACAATTGGCTGCTCATCTAGCTCAATTACCTCATCGCTAACTGTAGGTGGATCTACATTACCCGGATCACCCCAATCATCATGTGCATCATTTCCAACTTGATCTGAAATCATATGAGGAATTGGATCCAAATCAACCAAATCATCACTGTTTgtcttttccttttcaacaacttttTCAATGTCCACAATAGTATGGTCTTCAACAAACACAATATCCTTGCTTCTAATTAATTTCTTCTCAAATGGATCATACAATCTATACCCAAAATAGTCATGTccatatcctagaaagatacaTGACTTTGTTTTTACATTAAGTTTTGATCTCTCATCCTTAGGAATGTGTACAAAAGCTTTGCAACCAAACACTTTTAAGTGATGATAGGAAACATCTTTCCCACGCCAAACTTTTTCTAGCATGTCACACTACAAGGGAATACAAGGAGAGAGATTTATCAAGTGAATTGCTGTACTCAATGCCTCACCCCAGAAAGATTTTGGCAACTTAGCATGTGATAACATGCATCTCACTCTCTCTATCATATTTCTGCCAAACCATTCAACTGAAGAGTTTTTGGAGGAGTTTTCTGATGTCGAATGCCCTGAGctctgcaatactcatcaaatggccCTAAATATTCACCACTATTATCCAATTTGATGCACTTCAATTTTCTCCATGTTTCTCTTTCAAGTTTCAACACAAGCCTAGAGTTGTTTAAACACATCCAACAGTTGATCTTTGGTTTCAAGGTGCACACCCACACTTTCTTAGAATGAccatcaataaaagtaataaaatacaaTGCACcaccaagtgttttagatttcaTGGGACCACACACATCTGAATGCATCAAATCTAAAACATTAAATTTTCTAGATGGAGGAGCACTTTTAAAGGATGCTCTGTGTTGCTTTCCAGCTAAACAATGTTCACAAGGCTTCGAAGACATACCTTTTATTTCTAGAAGAAGCTTTTTCCTGACTaaatattcaattcctttttgaCTCATATGCCCAAGTATTTTGTGCCATAACTCTGAATTTGAATCATTTTCCACTGCATTGACCATACCCTTGGAGAGCTTTGCTTGCATCAAATAAAGTGTAGAGCACTTCTTTCCTTTGTCAACAACCATAGAACCTTTAGTGAGCTTCCACTTCCTATCACTAAAGGTGTTACAGTATCCCTCATCATCAAGCTTCCCTGCAGAGACTAAATTCAATCTAAAGTTTGGAATATGTCTTACATCTCTAAGAATTAACCTGCTGCCATTGTTACTTTGCAAGTATACATCTCCAATGCCAACAATTGTAGATGAGCCATCATTTCCCATCTTCACTACACCAAAGTCAACGGATGTATATGATGAAAAGAAATCCCTTCTGGAGGttgcatgaatggaggcaccatTGTCTATTACCCAACTAGTCTCCTAGTAAgtaagattaatttcattattctCACAAACAATAAGAAAGCCATTAGAAACTGTAACAGCTCTGTCTTTGtctttatctttcttgtcatctattcctttttctttcctttgctcTTTTTTCCACTTTTGGCAATATTTCTTTATATGACCTTTCTTACCACAAGCAAAGCATTCAACGCCTTTCTTTGAGCAGGACTTGCTTCTGGATTTATCACAATTTCCAAGACCTCTTCTTTTGCTTCTCCCCCTATTTTTTATGACGAAGGCTTCTAACTGAGAGGATGAAGAACCTACAATTTTCTTCCTTGTTTCTTCATTGAACAAATTACTTTTTACCAAACTCATAGATACAATTCCTTCAAGGGCAGAGTTTGTGATGGAAACTCTAAAAGTATCTGTCTGACAAAGAACCAAGAAGCCATAAAGCTTGCACCTCATCATCGAAAGAAATTTTCATAGATGACAACTGATTTGTAATTCCCTGCATTTCATTCAAATGATCAGTAATAGGAGTACCATCCATGTATTTCAAATTCATAAGCTTCTTTATCATATACAATTTATTTCCCCCTGTTTTTCTAGCATAAAGCTCAGCTAATTTTGTCCAAAGTGAGTGTGCAtcaatttcatcaatcacatggtTATGGACATTATCATCAACCTATTGCCGGATATAACCACATACTTTCCTATTTAacaatttccaatcatcatcagttCTATCATTGGGCCTGGCTGACTCGCCAAGAATAGAAACATggtaatttttgcaataaagtaggtcctccatttttcctttccaaatgTGATAATTACTCCCATTCAAACTAATCATTCTACTAGAGTTCACCTCCATGGCTACAAAgaaaccaagctctgataccattgtTGAAAAAGATGTTGGTTATGGAGGTGATGTCCAACACAATGGCCCAAAAAATAAACCTTCCCCAAGTCCAATCAAcactaagtaaaataattaattatccaAAAACAGAAATACATAACAACAAACACACAAAATCAGTCACACAATCTCAAAGAACACTAGGATTTACGTGGAGAACCCTTTGGTGTGAAGGAAAAAACCACGGGACCGAAGTCCACTTCCAATCTTCCACTATTTCAAAATAGTAGAGGCATACATCAAGAAAAAACATCAAGAATCACATATTATTggcataataaaaataatatgagtCATCACCATCAAGGTGGAATCAAATTTGAATGAGAAATGAAGAGGTCTCACCCAAAACAGGGGTTGCTGTCCAAACCAAGAAACCAAACCTACAAAACTCCAAATGACAATGAGACCAACCAGAATGAAGGAGGATGAGTTACGAACAACCTGCCAAAATTTCAGCTCAATCGGACTAAAAATCAGCATCCAATCATCAAGATCAAGCTGACTGTGCAGGCACCTTCAATCCTGAAATTTCAGCAAAACTATTTTCTTCTTTCCCTCACTCTTTCTTGGCTGTCCCAAGGATGCACAAAGCTCTCTTTATCTTCAGCAATGGCTTTTCCAAAAAAAGTGTTTATTTACTAAAAAGATGACCCACCATCATCCAAAGAAAGCGCATTCAACTAATAAAGAACCACTCCATTCCAAGACAACAAGTGGGATACCACTAAGCACAAAGGCTCTCTTCACTTCCACTTGGAAATGAATTCTACATTGGGCATTGACCAAGACTTCCAAGATTGTGATGCGACATCTTCCATGTGCGAATTACCCTTTCTATGTCTATATTATCAATTGATTCTTGGTTTTATAGCTACTATGTGCCAAAAATTCAGGCTTTGATCGCTGCATTGTGTGCCatcatgaaatttaaattgtGAAGTAATATTTCTTTCTCCTCCTTTCAAGTTTCCTTTTTAAGCATTCGCCTTTCAGTTCTGATGTCTGGTGAAATATGCAGGTGGAGATCAGTACTCATCAGTTTTTTAAAGGTTATATAGAAGGAAGAAGGTATCAAAATTTCTGGCCTGAGATGCTCAAGCTAAAGGACTGGCCGCCTTCTGATAGGTTTGAGGACCTCTTACAACGACATTGTGATGAGTTTATCAGTGCATTGCCATTTCAAGAATATACAGATCCTAGGGCTGGTATTCTTAATGTCGCTGTGAAGCTGCCTTTGGGTATCCTTAAACCAGATTTGGGTCCAAAAACATATATTGCATATGGTATAGCAGAAGAGCTTGGAAGAGGGGACTCTGTTACTAAGCTTCATTGTGATATGTCAGATGCGGTATGCTTTCATAATCTGACATACCATCAATTTTGATGTGCACTGTGTGAACTAACAAATGGTTGCTCCAGTAAAGGAGTTATCACCACCTCTTCATATTTGTATCTTCTTCTGTTTGAAATTGAAATTCACTAGCCATTTTTTATTCAGCTTCAACTTGCATCTTATGTGCATATACCagttatcattatcaaaatgtCTGAATTTTCCTTGTTAACACTTGCTAATGAAGTAAATTTGCAATTTAGATTGCTCCCCCTATTGTTTCCATGTGATTTTATTGGACATCCAATTTGAAACTCTCTAGGCTCAGATGCATTTGTCTTGGTTGCAAATTCCTTAATGAATGTTAAGTTTCCACTTTCCAGCCAGGGACAAGTGTCTGGATGTAAAAAAAAAGTCATTGGAAACATTTAGCCTCTTCCTAGACACTTATAAAATTGACTATAGATGAATGTGCAATTGTGTCCATAATGGACTGTTCAATGTTTGTCTTTGCCATAAAGACCTCTTGAATTAATGTTCCAAATTACATAACAATTTGGATAGCAAAAAACTTCTTCAGTAATAGTCTTGAAGCAGCCTGACATGTGGAGACTCCTGAAATAAGGGGAATGAATTATACCCCCATACACACTAGAATTTGTATTCTAACTAATATGCATTGCCCTGTTATTGCAGTCCTTTTTGGCTTAATGTTTCAGCTTGTGATTCATGTAGGTGAATATTTTGACACACACTGCTGAAGTAGGGTTACGCGAAGAGCAGCAGGATGCAATCAAAAGTTTGAAAAAGAAACACAAAGCTCAAGATGAAAAAGAACGTCTGGATTTTGTGAGGGCTGGTGGTCATCTTACTGGGCAACTTGGATGTGCCAGCAGTATGGACAAAGAGATGATGAATGCATCAAACACCTCACATCTGGGGGAGCAGGGTTCGGGAACGACTGAAATACCTGAGGTTTCTATCTATGAGGATGAAGATGGAGCAAATTTTCCTGGTTTTCCTGCAGAAGGAAAAACCGAGAGGAAAGGCAGTGCTCTATGGGACATTTTTCGGAGAGAAGATGTTCCTCAATTACAGGCTTATCTTAGAAAACACTCCAGAGAATTTCGGCATACATATTGTTCTCCAGTTGAACAGGTAaactaaattatatttatatgaatTGAAGCTCTATAGCTATGTCAAATGTGTCAGGCTCATAAAAAAGTCCTGCTTGTTTATGATCAGGTTGTTCATCCAATTCATGACCAATCTTTTTACTTGACCATGGAGCACAAAAGGAAGCTCAAGGAGGAATTTGGTTCGTATTTAACAACACAATTATGTTCTTTCTTATAGTATCACCTTTCTGGATTTCTAGTGATTTACAtaccattttatatttttgaatttttcagGAATTGAACCATGGACATTTGAGCAGAGACTCGGAGAGGCAGTATTCATTCCTGCAGGATGCCCACACCAAGTCAGAAACTTGAAGGTAAAAATCTGGTTCCTTCTTCCCTCAGCCTCTATTTTCCATTTTGGCATGTTTCTGTGAACTGATGTTCCTTACACTTCCCACCTGCAGTCATGTACAAAAGTTGCCGTAGATTTTGTCTCCCCAGAAAATGTCCACGAGTGCATGCGCTTGACTGAGGAGTTCCGGCGACTTCCGAAGAACCACAGGGCCAGAGAAGACAAACTTGAGGTTTAACAACAGACTATAAATGCTTGTGCATTGAACCAGATGCAGAACAGTTGATTCCTTTTTAACAGTCTTTTCTTAACTTGATTTTTTCTTCTGTGGTTTCTTTTGGACAGATAAAGAAGATGATTATCTATGCAGTTAACCAAGCTGTCATTGACTTAGAAGAGCTGGTATCAGCCCATAATTGAGCATTTTACCTGCTACTGGAGATTATAAGTGTATATAACAAAGAAGGTTAATATAAGCTGGGGGCAATTTTGTAAATCTGTGTAGCTTCCATTGGAGTTCTTCTGCAAGTTTTCTTAACTAATGAAGGTTCTAATATTGGTCATTTGTTGCCTTTGCTTTCAGTGGTTTTGTCATTTGGGTTTTGTTTGGATTGGAAATGGAAAGAAAGGAGAAAGGAAATCATTTATTTGGTTTTTGGATTTTGCTTGGATttgaaacaaaaagaaagaaaagggagatcatattttgtgttttttttttccatctcaaaaacaatttaaactaaaataaagCCACACAACATTTAACCCGATAATAAAAAGAATAGAAGACATTGACCTCTTCAAAAATTAGGTAATAAAAAAAGCACATTttcttaaatttcaaaaattcaaccaAAGATTTTAAAATCTTCATTTTCTTGACATTTAATTTATGGGACACTCGtacctataaaaaaaaaaaaaaatgtcttttttATCAAATTCAAGAGAGTTTGTGAAATTTTTTAGATCAAAATCCACAAGCAAAGCCCATGTGTTTTTGCCAATCCTCAAAGAGGTCCTTGTCTTttactttaaataaaaaaaaaatccttcgaACAATTTTTAGTagtgaataatttttattttttaaagaattataaaatttcagttttctttttaatttttcaaaatttgtgtcaaaaagtaagaaaattaaattttatttagtaATGCTGAACAACTAAACaccctttaatttttattttcaaatttcaaaataattaaaatatatattttttaaattttgaggtAGTTTTGAGAGCATGGTCTGGGCGTAAGTTTtgatttgtataaatttgaaaaaataaaaaagcttaatataattttatgctatAATCCTATCCAAATTCTATGCTCTTAACTATTGAATAAAAAATTAGACAtctaaaaaacaataaaaaggtGTTTTTCacctttcctatatatatataagttctaaacatttttaaaatataaagacatttttattattttaaaaattagaaacaaaaaaataaaattatttccacaAAAAGccaaattttttattgtttttaattgTATTAATACCATTGACGAAATGAATAAAAAACAAAAGCAATAGAATGTTTATTctaagataattttttaaattgttattgtaaactatacaataaataaaaattttcttaGTTAAACCAATATTgaaaacccaaaataaaaaaaatctacttAGTTGtgtaaatagttttttttttcatttttatttttagcttTCAAAAATTGATAATGTAAAGACCcggaaaattataatgattaaataattggggaaataataaatggaatagataaataaaggataaggggaaaaagggaaaattttggaaagagaACAGCatatctcgtcgatgaatatcttgtcctcgtcgacgagtattctACATGggatcatcgacgaagttcaattcctcgtcgacaaagagatcccAAGTGAGCgaattttggattttaaattttatCGACGAACGCATCCtctcatcaacgaatttccttctgtgactcgttgacgaatcctgtcttctcgtcgacgaagtcacgtGGCAACATCGAGTATAAAAGGAACCAAGGTTGCTTCTCTGCGAAGAAAACAGTTCTCTTacgttttctctctctagaaattgtCTCTTCTGTCTTCTTTCTTCGAATTCGATCCAAATTCAGCTCGAATCGACAAACGGAaaccgctacggtgttctaggaaagattctctacacatctagtgaagcagatttctaaactggacTTTTCAggaaacgctccaaagttgaggtaagggttaggatttttagtttttgggatttaaatgtttatttgaggtttataagtTAAGAAAATGCTGAAATAGTAAGTTATTTGGGAATTATCTGATTAAACTAAGATTTTTGatccaaggttcgggtgagcgccacaggcatcattttggggttcctatTAATGTAGTTCAAGAAAATAAGTAAGGGGGAACACatattaaaccaggttttataaattaaacggataaatggattatgttatctatctatgtatatgttttcgtatgagtttaaaatgtcaaccatttaaattataatttctgaacctagggctattttattagatatgtatttgtgaaaataaactgatgaaagtgaaagattttttaggataattatgtaggAAATTAAAAGTATACTTTCAatatatgaatgataaatgagggttgactcattttacaaaaaaaaaaaatgtttgaaatatattgttaaatagtgtggcatgagtaaaatggaaattctgtgttgaattatgttatatgtatgaaatgcaggttaTATAGGGAATgcaataagaatgaaaatgtgttatgaattatactacatgtgattgttaattcaaCCGTAGATAAATAATGAACAGCTGAAAGAAGCTATAATAGCATAATAGCGCAaatctatgtgaactaactgatgaaCAGCTGAAAAGAGCTGTAGTAACTaaatagcgcatatctatgtggactaactgatgtacagttgaaaggagttgtagtaatgaatgcagaaaatgaaatggaaagaatgaaatgaaaggtgAATGAGATGGAAataaaatgtaaaatgtgaacaatgtaaaatgggaaaaagtcatgtaaaatgaaatgttatgaaatgtcaaaactgagaacatgaacagatgagaaatacaaaataaatgacagacagagtaatgtattattatagtattagtattcatgctagtatgatatgtatttatatggacAGGGCAAACTCTTcatccgagggcttgctgagaaaggcgagtgccttagTAGGTTGCATAACGCATTAGaacagagggaaattacttgtatgggcaagtaaatttccttattctcagaAGCCTttactggtaaacctttgtatgaactgtgtgagtatgagattactttttcacttgagggcttactaagtaaggtaagtgccccgatatgcttcaattgtgaccattggttgcctaaggtatcagagcaaaggggtgctacttgtatgagcggataatcacctcaatccttaggtattctcatgggtaaaataccttacatgggTTTAATCAGGTTcaagaaaggattttagaaattatgataatgatatgcaaatgatgagtacatatacatatgttatttacaaatcttatgttggtcacacgctgatttaatatattatttccatccttactgagatgtgtctcacccaatagttgaatttcatcttttcaagATCTTCgtgggatcgagcttagagagctcaagggcTATGATAGTATTTTTGGATACAGAAAGAAAAAGAGTATAAACTTTTATGATACTTTTGAGATGTTTAAGtcttatgttttatattttaagtcttctaagttGTGAATACTAGgagttgtaaattatgtttttggagatatgtatatatgtggatacatgTGGacgaatggtttattttggaatgtaaatagatgtagaaaactctagtaatATATTGGCTGATGATTGTAGTAATGTTTTCCTTtgcgtaattgttaatggaataacaaGTACAGAAAAATGGATTACCTGATATCCAGGTCCCACCAGGCGGGTTCGAGGTGCCACAAAGCATGATTTAAGTAGAATAACGCATCGGGCCCTATTTTTGGGTTCGGCGCGTTACAAATAAATTTTCAACttatattttagtttttcaagattcatattaGAAAGATTAAATAAAAAGTTCCTTTAGTTacacaaaataaaatttattttttatttttaaatttcataattataaaaatttatattggGCATTGTTTGGGAACATGAATCagacttgaatttggatttttgtAGAATTaccaaaaaattaatataattttatactacattttGTCTAAATCTACACAaactcaaatccaaattcaaatttgataCTCACAAACACTTGATAAGAAATCAAAAATccagaaaacaataaaaagatattttctaactttttaaataaatttatgaaatAGGTAAAAGATGTGACATATTTTTgtaataatttgaaaaattagaaatgaaaaataaaaatatttcacaagagAGTAGTGGAAAAATATTCTATTGTTTTTCATTGTTGTAAAACTTAAAAATTAGCTGaatctttttattttataaaaaaattaaaataaaaaatattttttacaactaAACAA
It contains:
- the LOC131153331 gene encoding lysine-specific demethylase JMJ26 isoform X2, with product MCYEYIFGWKFMISIIFPSTAKMAIALAKQEQQSSYMARSLIVSGLAPSRKNQKILLNENKRHVPEEEKGHDNVKSLQGRKKRNSSQNGDCLNGNRVSKRRRGGTVKQSSLEDEFLMDSLEKDGELMLLMKMKAWSSSRCLGSVKKKRSSRDARRKNCGFGKLMPNASSTSSSSSSSSPCSSVLCVKNDGYRSERNATKDKKGNTAARVKCHQCMRSDRRIVVPCTNCRQKFYCIRCIKQWYPDMLEEEIAKQCPFCRGNCNCNECLHSSSIVKTSKKDVTDSEKLHHLQYLINSLLPFLKQIREEQSHEIEMEAIIRGMPSSAIEIPTSFCSTDERVYCNHCATSIVDLHRSCPNCTYELCLSCCQEIRGGNLLGGADEAVYCYVDRGCDYIHGGDPLPECNFLEIYKDPTKPLIKWNANDNGSITCAPIEMGGCGSCALELKSIFQKGWIANLEVKAEEILRSCGTEQTNFGKICSKSNAEMLRRTASRVGSDDNYLYCPAAKDILQEGELLNFHRHWVNGEPVIVRNVLEQTTGLSWEPMVMWRALCENKDSDISSKMSEVKAIDCLAGCEVEISTHQFFKGYIEGRRYQNFWPEMLKLKDWPPSDRFEDLLQRHCDEFISALPFQEYTDPRAGILNVAVKLPLGILKPDLGPKTYIAYGIAEELGRGDSVTKLHCDMSDAVNILTHTAEVGLREEQQDAIKSLKKKHKAQDEKERLDFVRAGGHLTGQLGCASSMDKEMMNASNTSHLGEQGSGTTEIPEVSIYEDEDGANFPGFPAEGKTERKGSALWDIFRREDVPQLQAYLRKHSREFRHTYCSPVEQVVHPIHDQSFYLTMEHKRKLKEEFGIEPWTFEQRLGEAVFIPAGCPHQVRNLKSCTKVAVDFVSPENVHECMRLTEEFRRLPKNHRAREDKLEIKKMIIYAVNQAVIDLEELVSAHN
- the LOC131153331 gene encoding lysine-specific demethylase JMJ26 isoform X1; amino-acid sequence: MCYEYIFGWKFMISIIFPSTAKMAIALAKQEQQSSYMARSLIVSGLAPSRKNQKILLNENKRHVPEEEKGHDNVKSLQGRKKRNSSQNGDCLNGNRVSKRRRGGTVKQSSLEDEFLMDSLEKDGELMLLMKMKAWSSSRCLGSVKKKRSSRDARRKNCGFGKLMPNASSTSSSSSSSSPCSSVLCVKNDGYRSERNATKDKKDSQNSCLLQGNTAARVKCHQCMRSDRRIVVPCTNCRQKFYCIRCIKQWYPDMLEEEIAKQCPFCRGNCNCNECLHSSSIVKTSKKDVTDSEKLHHLQYLINSLLPFLKQIREEQSHEIEMEAIIRGMPSSAIEIPTSFCSTDERVYCNHCATSIVDLHRSCPNCTYELCLSCCQEIRGGNLLGGADEAVYCYVDRGCDYIHGGDPLPECNFLEIYKDPTKPLIKWNANDNGSITCAPIEMGGCGSCALELKSIFQKGWIANLEVKAEEILRSCGTEQTNFGKICSKSNAEMLRRTASRVGSDDNYLYCPAAKDILQEGELLNFHRHWVNGEPVIVRNVLEQTTGLSWEPMVMWRALCENKDSDISSKMSEVKAIDCLAGCEVEISTHQFFKGYIEGRRYQNFWPEMLKLKDWPPSDRFEDLLQRHCDEFISALPFQEYTDPRAGILNVAVKLPLGILKPDLGPKTYIAYGIAEELGRGDSVTKLHCDMSDAVNILTHTAEVGLREEQQDAIKSLKKKHKAQDEKERLDFVRAGGHLTGQLGCASSMDKEMMNASNTSHLGEQGSGTTEIPEVSIYEDEDGANFPGFPAEGKTERKGSALWDIFRREDVPQLQAYLRKHSREFRHTYCSPVEQVVHPIHDQSFYLTMEHKRKLKEEFGIEPWTFEQRLGEAVFIPAGCPHQVRNLKSCTKVAVDFVSPENVHECMRLTEEFRRLPKNHRAREDKLEIKKMIIYAVNQAVIDLEELVSAHN
- the LOC131153331 gene encoding lysine-specific demethylase JMJ26 isoform X4 — protein: MAIALAKQEQQSSYMARSLIVSGLAPSRKNQKILLNENKRHVPEEEKGHDNVKSLQGRKKRNSSQNGDCLNGNRVSKRRRGGTVKQSSLEDEFLMDSLEKDGELMLLMKMKAWSSSRCLGSVKKKRSSRDARRKNCGFGKLMPNASSTSSSSSSSSPCSSVLCVKNDGYRSERNATKDKKGNTAARVKCHQCMRSDRRIVVPCTNCRQKFYCIRCIKQWYPDMLEEEIAKQCPFCRGNCNCNECLHSSSIVKTSKKDVTDSEKLHHLQYLINSLLPFLKQIREEQSHEIEMEAIIRGMPSSAIEIPTSFCSTDERVYCNHCATSIVDLHRSCPNCTYELCLSCCQEIRGGNLLGGADEAVYCYVDRGCDYIHGGDPLPECNFLEIYKDPTKPLIKWNANDNGSITCAPIEMGGCGSCALELKSIFQKGWIANLEVKAEEILRSCGTEQTNFGKICSKSNAEMLRRTASRVGSDDNYLYCPAAKDILQEGELLNFHRHWVNGEPVIVRNVLEQTTGLSWEPMVMWRALCENKDSDISSKMSEVKAIDCLAGCEVEISTHQFFKGYIEGRRYQNFWPEMLKLKDWPPSDRFEDLLQRHCDEFISALPFQEYTDPRAGILNVAVKLPLGILKPDLGPKTYIAYGIAEELGRGDSVTKLHCDMSDAVNILTHTAEVGLREEQQDAIKSLKKKHKAQDEKERLDFVRAGGHLTGQLGCASSMDKEMMNASNTSHLGEQGSGTTEIPEVSIYEDEDGANFPGFPAEGKTERKGSALWDIFRREDVPQLQAYLRKHSREFRHTYCSPVEQVVHPIHDQSFYLTMEHKRKLKEEFGIEPWTFEQRLGEAVFIPAGCPHQVRNLKSCTKVAVDFVSPENVHECMRLTEEFRRLPKNHRAREDKLEIKKMIIYAVNQAVIDLEELVSAHN